A single region of the Acetivibrio cellulolyticus CD2 genome encodes:
- the dapA gene encoding 4-hydroxy-tetrahydrodipicolinate synthase yields the protein MRNPVFTGSGVAIITPFTDNGIDFEKLEELIEFQIKEGTDALIICGSTGEASTLPDDEHKSAIKFAVDKVNKRIPVIAGTGSNDTKHAVHLTEYAESVGADAILSVTPYYNKTTQKGLYEHFKIIANSVKVPVILYNVPSRTNLNIDPQTVKALSEIENITAIKECNLNQVGEIINLCGDSFSVYSGNDDQVLPLLALGGKGVISVMANIIPKDTHDLVATFMSGDIATSRKIQLRLLDLVKALFVEVSPIPIKAAMNLMGMNVGKCRLPLVDMSEKNFKYLQDTLKQYGLI from the coding sequence ATGAGAAATCCAGTATTCACAGGTTCAGGCGTAGCAATTATTACACCATTTACCGACAACGGTATAGACTTCGAAAAGTTGGAAGAACTCATTGAATTTCAGATAAAAGAAGGTACTGATGCACTTATAATATGCGGTTCTACAGGTGAAGCATCTACACTGCCTGATGATGAGCACAAATCAGCAATTAAGTTTGCTGTTGATAAAGTAAACAAGAGGATACCTGTTATTGCCGGAACAGGTAGTAATGATACAAAACACGCAGTACATTTAACGGAATACGCTGAATCTGTTGGTGCTGATGCTATTTTGAGCGTTACTCCTTATTATAATAAAACTACACAAAAAGGGCTTTATGAACATTTTAAGATAATAGCTAATAGTGTAAAGGTACCTGTTATACTTTATAATGTACCTTCAAGAACAAATTTGAATATTGACCCTCAGACTGTTAAAGCTCTATCTGAGATAGAAAATATAACTGCCATAAAGGAATGCAATTTAAATCAGGTTGGCGAAATTATAAACCTTTGCGGAGATAGCTTCTCAGTATATTCAGGAAATGATGATCAAGTACTGCCGCTTCTTGCTCTTGGGGGAAAAGGTGTAATTTCGGTAATGGCAAACATTATACCAAAAGATACCCACGATCTGGTTGCTACTTTTATGTCTGGTGACATTGCTACAAGCAGGAAAATCCAGCTTAGGCTTTTAGACCTTGTTAAAGCACTGTTCGTTGAAGTAAGTCCTATACCGATCAAGGCAGCAATGAACCTTATGGGTATGAATGTTGGAAAATGCCGTCTGCCTTTGGTTGATATGAGTGAAAAGAATTTTAAGTACTTACAGGATACCTTAAAACAATATGGTCTGATTTAA
- the dapB gene encoding 4-hydroxy-tetrahydrodipicolinate reductase produces MINILLSGCNGRMGQVITRLASQRDDLKIAAGYDQNTSIQNTYPVFSDLSKCDVNVDVIIDFSHPAALDSLMSYAITKKVPAVVATTGLSNLQIQVLKDASKRIPVFFSANMSLGVNLLIDLVKKAARVLEKDFDIEIVEKHHNQKIDAPSGTALAIADAINTSLEQQQEYIYDRHSRRKKRSKTEIGIHAVRGGTIVGDHSVIFAGNDEIIEINHTAMSKEIFAVGSLNAAAFLYKKNPGMYNMDDLIQSK; encoded by the coding sequence ATGATAAATATATTGTTAAGCGGCTGCAACGGCAGAATGGGTCAGGTAATTACCAGACTTGCATCACAAAGGGACGACTTAAAAATTGCAGCGGGTTATGACCAAAACACATCCATCCAAAATACATACCCTGTTTTTTCAGACTTGAGCAAATGTGATGTGAACGTAGATGTTATTATTGATTTTTCTCACCCTGCTGCTCTAGACAGTTTGATGAGCTATGCAATTACAAAAAAAGTGCCCGCAGTGGTAGCAACAACAGGACTTTCCAATTTACAGATACAGGTTCTGAAAGATGCCTCCAAAAGAATTCCGGTATTTTTTTCAGCTAATATGTCATTAGGTGTAAATCTTTTGATTGATCTTGTAAAAAAAGCTGCACGTGTTCTTGAGAAAGACTTTGATATTGAAATCGTAGAAAAGCATCATAACCAAAAAATTGACGCTCCAAGCGGTACAGCATTAGCAATTGCTGATGCAATCAACACCTCTTTAGAGCAGCAACAGGAATACATTTATGACAGACACTCTAGAAGGAAGAAAAGAAGCAAGACAGAAATTGGAATACATGCTGTTAGAGGTGGAACTATAGTTGGTGACCATTCCGTTATATTTGCCGGCAATGACGAAATAATTGAAATAAACCATACAGCCATGTCAAAAGAAATATTTGCAGTCGGATCGCTTAATGCTGCAGCATTTCTATACAAGAAAAATCCCGGTATGTATAACATGGATGATCTCATTCAAAGTAAGTAA